In Ensifer canadensis, a genomic segment contains:
- a CDS encoding cisplatin damage response ATP-dependent DNA ligase, giving the protein MKAFAELLDRLVLTPQRNAKIRLLADYFRTTSDPSRGYALAAIAGTLSLATVKPAMIRDLLLERMDEVLFRYSYDYVGDLAETVSLVWEPPAGVVLDDIPLGDAIEKLQATGRANVRSVVRDMLDRLDTSARFAFLKLVTGGLRIGVSAKLAKQALAEMGGKDVSEIETLWHGLAPPYLPLFQWLAGEAERPVLSTPAVFHSVMLATPVGEGDLDGLDPKDFAAEWKWDGIRVQLANIGGTTRLYSRSGDEISGAFPDVLEAADFSGIIDGELLVGGTARTNRATRTFSDLQQRLNRKSVSRKMLDEYPAFIRAYDVLFAGETDVRAEGFLARRAILSDLVERASPQHFDLSPLVPFSSWEELDQLRSDPPDPVIEGIMLKRLDSPYTAGRAKGPWFKWKRAPFNVDAVLMYAQRGHGKRSSYYSDFTFGVWTKIDGTETLVPVGKAYFGFTDAELEILDRFVRDNTIERFGPVRAVRAEPDFGFVVEVAFEGLNRSTRHKSGVAMRFPRIARLRQDKLPHEADRLETLQAMIDGRS; this is encoded by the coding sequence ATGAAGGCCTTCGCCGAACTGCTCGACCGCCTCGTGCTCACCCCGCAGCGCAACGCCAAGATCCGGCTGCTGGCGGATTATTTCCGCACTACATCTGATCCGAGCCGCGGCTATGCGCTCGCCGCGATCGCCGGCACGCTCTCGCTTGCAACCGTCAAGCCGGCGATGATCCGTGACCTTCTGCTCGAACGCATGGACGAGGTGCTGTTCCGCTATTCCTACGATTATGTCGGTGACCTTGCCGAGACCGTGTCGCTGGTCTGGGAGCCGCCTGCAGGCGTGGTGCTCGACGACATTCCGCTCGGCGACGCGATCGAAAAGCTGCAGGCGACCGGCCGCGCCAATGTGCGCAGTGTCGTTCGCGACATGCTCGACCGGCTCGACACATCGGCGCGCTTCGCCTTCCTGAAACTCGTGACCGGCGGCCTGCGCATCGGCGTCTCCGCCAAGCTCGCAAAGCAGGCTCTGGCCGAGATGGGTGGAAAGGACGTCAGCGAAATCGAAACTCTCTGGCACGGGCTCGCTCCGCCCTATCTGCCGCTCTTCCAATGGCTGGCGGGAGAGGCGGAAAGGCCGGTGCTTTCGACGCCCGCCGTCTTCCATTCGGTGATGCTTGCCACTCCTGTCGGCGAAGGCGACCTCGACGGGCTCGACCCGAAGGATTTTGCCGCCGAATGGAAGTGGGACGGCATCCGCGTGCAGCTCGCCAATATCGGTGGGACCACACGGCTCTACTCGCGCAGCGGCGACGAAATCTCCGGTGCCTTCCCTGATGTGCTGGAGGCGGCCGACTTTTCCGGCATCATCGACGGCGAACTGCTGGTCGGAGGCACCGCCCGCACCAACCGTGCCACCCGGACCTTTTCTGACCTGCAGCAACGGCTGAACCGCAAGTCCGTCAGCCGCAAGATGCTGGACGAATACCCCGCCTTCATCCGCGCCTACGACGTGCTCTTTGCGGGCGAAACCGACGTTCGGGCGGAGGGTTTCCTGGCACGACGGGCGATATTGAGCGACCTTGTCGAACGGGCCTCGCCGCAGCATTTCGACCTGTCCCCGCTCGTGCCGTTTTCCTCCTGGGAGGAACTCGACCAGCTCCGATCCGATCCGCCCGATCCCGTCATCGAAGGCATCATGCTGAAGCGGCTGGATTCGCCCTATACCGCCGGCCGCGCCAAGGGTCCCTGGTTCAAATGGAAGCGCGCGCCCTTTAACGTCGATGCGGTGCTGATGTATGCGCAGCGCGGCCACGGCAAGCGCTCCAGCTACTATTCCGATTTCACCTTCGGCGTCTGGACTAAGATCGACGGCACGGAAACGCTGGTGCCGGTGGGCAAGGCCTATTTCGGCTTTACCGATGCCGAACTGGAAATTCTCGACCGCTTCGTCCGGGATAATACCATCGAGCGCTTCGGCCCGGTCCGGGCCGTGCGGGCCGAACCCGATTTCGGCTTCGTCGTCGAGGTCGCCTTCGAGGGGCTGAACCGGTCGACCCGGCACAAGTCGGGCGTTGCCATGCGCTTTCCCCGTATTGCACGGCTGCGTCAGGACAAGCTCCCGCATGAGGCCGACCGGCTGGAGACCTTGCAGGCGATGATCGATGGCAGATCGTGA
- a CDS encoding DUF3008 family protein: MPAKSKAQQKAAGAALAAKRGDMKKSELKGASREMEKSMTESELEELAETKRKKLPERKTAK, encoded by the coding sequence ATGCCTGCAAAATCCAAGGCACAGCAAAAGGCGGCCGGTGCAGCCCTTGCCGCCAAACGCGGAGACATGAAGAAATCCGAACTCAAGGGCGCGTCACGCGAAATGGAAAAATCCATGACCGAAAGCGAGCTTGAAGAACTTGCGGAAACCAAGCGCAAGAAACTGCCCGAGCGGAAGACGGCAAAATGA
- a CDS encoding bifunctional diguanylate cyclase/phosphodiesterase → MLARHIFHLGKKKLSRVLTPNYLPAIIASFVVLAAGILADNQNQVVSEARMRSQVADELNPIRSKLEASINGNIQLVRGLIGTIVTEPGMDQERFAALSRSIFTERSQLRSIAAAPNLIVRMAYPLQGNERAIGLDYRKNDAQRAAVMKVRDTGKMVLAGPVDLVQGGRGLIGRFPVSIDAGGGSNRFWGIVSAVIDVDRLYNDSGLLSSKLGIDIAMTGRDGTGSSGTAFFGDPKVFGQAPVDMTVLLPGGSWHIAAVPKGGWPHTPRNAWFIRALIVAGGLMIILPMLLTGRLMSERQNNIRALRHSKAQLQELSHRLKIALDSSQIGIWELDIASGKLLWDERMKELYGKTGSVRKAYDDWKTTLHPDDIDRAEEEFAEALAAGSAYNSEFRIRLPDDTIRHIRAIGSTYDGADGRKKIVGVNWDVTADIKTRATLSEAKRQAEAHSAELEAARYRMEFNALHDPLTGLPNRRFLDQVLADRSHHFEAEARLSIFHMDLDRFKQINDTLGHAAGDEILRHAAELLRTNAKEKDFVARIGGDEFVLVRPEDSAEPDARLASCIIEAMSVPVRYKDQECRIGVSIGIAAQTKPTDDLAQILVNADIALYEAKRRGRNRHETFTGDLKTAVFKTKQTADEILRGLEHKEFIAHFQPQFCPNTLEVIGVEALARWDHPTKGLLGPHTFLKTAEDINVVASIDQAILEQALFQIYRWEANGIHIPKISVNLSYARLHDEGLIGRLEQLQIPRGRLSFELLESISFDESDVTVLSNIRRIKELGIDIEIDDFGTGYASILSLLKLTPRRLKIDRQLILPILNSPAERRLVESIIDIGTSLGIEVIAEGVETLEHARILQELGCHGLQGYAFARPMSANDLATFVFERRWQAA, encoded by the coding sequence GTGCTTGCCAGACATATCTTCCACCTCGGGAAGAAGAAACTTTCCAGAGTTCTGACGCCGAACTACCTTCCCGCGATCATCGCCTCTTTCGTTGTTCTCGCGGCCGGCATTCTTGCGGACAATCAGAACCAGGTGGTCTCCGAAGCCCGCATGCGATCTCAAGTCGCCGACGAGCTCAACCCGATCCGCTCCAAACTCGAGGCCAGCATCAACGGCAATATCCAGCTCGTACGGGGCCTGATCGGCACCATCGTGACCGAACCGGGTATGGACCAGGAGCGTTTTGCAGCTCTTTCGCGCAGCATCTTCACAGAGCGCTCGCAGCTGCGCAGCATCGCCGCGGCGCCGAACCTCATCGTGCGCATGGCCTATCCCTTGCAGGGCAATGAAAGGGCGATCGGGCTCGATTACCGCAAGAACGATGCCCAGCGCGCCGCCGTCATGAAGGTAAGGGACACCGGCAAGATGGTTCTCGCCGGCCCGGTGGATCTCGTGCAGGGCGGGCGCGGACTGATTGGCCGCTTCCCGGTATCGATCGATGCCGGCGGAGGCAGCAATCGCTTCTGGGGCATCGTCTCTGCCGTCATCGATGTCGATCGTCTCTACAATGACAGCGGTCTCCTCTCTTCCAAGCTGGGCATTGATATCGCGATGACCGGCCGCGACGGGACGGGCAGCAGTGGAACGGCCTTCTTCGGCGACCCCAAGGTTTTTGGTCAGGCGCCGGTTGATATGACCGTCCTGCTTCCCGGCGGCTCCTGGCACATCGCCGCCGTTCCCAAAGGCGGCTGGCCGCACACGCCCCGCAATGCCTGGTTCATCCGCGCGCTGATCGTTGCCGGCGGCCTGATGATCATCCTGCCGATGCTGCTGACGGGCCGGCTGATGAGCGAGCGGCAGAACAATATTCGCGCCCTCAGGCACAGCAAGGCGCAATTGCAGGAACTGTCGCACCGCCTGAAGATCGCGCTCGACAGCTCGCAGATCGGCATCTGGGAACTCGACATCGCCAGCGGCAAGCTGCTCTGGGACGAGCGGATGAAGGAGCTCTACGGAAAGACCGGATCGGTGCGCAAGGCCTATGACGACTGGAAGACGACCTTGCATCCCGACGACATTGACCGCGCGGAAGAGGAGTTCGCCGAAGCCCTTGCGGCGGGCAGCGCCTACAATTCCGAGTTTCGAATCCGGCTACCGGATGACACCATCCGGCATATCCGCGCCATCGGCTCGACCTATGACGGCGCCGATGGGCGCAAGAAGATCGTCGGCGTCAACTGGGACGTGACCGCCGACATCAAGACCCGCGCAACCCTGTCGGAAGCCAAGCGCCAGGCCGAGGCGCACAGCGCCGAACTGGAGGCCGCGCGCTACCGCATGGAGTTCAATGCCCTGCACGATCCGCTGACCGGCCTGCCGAACCGGCGCTTCCTCGACCAGGTACTCGCAGACAGAAGCCATCACTTCGAAGCGGAGGCAAGGCTCAGCATCTTTCATATGGATCTCGATCGCTTCAAACAGATCAACGACACGCTGGGGCATGCGGCCGGTGACGAAATCCTGCGGCATGCAGCCGAACTGCTGCGCACCAACGCCAAGGAGAAGGACTTTGTCGCTCGCATCGGCGGCGACGAATTCGTCCTCGTCCGCCCGGAGGACAGCGCCGAGCCCGACGCCCGGCTGGCGTCATGCATCATCGAGGCAATGAGCGTTCCGGTTCGCTACAAGGACCAGGAATGCCGCATTGGCGTCAGCATCGGCATCGCGGCGCAGACCAAGCCGACCGACGACCTGGCGCAGATCCTCGTCAATGCCGACATCGCCCTTTACGAGGCCAAGCGCCGCGGCCGCAATCGGCACGAGACCTTCACCGGCGACCTGAAGACTGCCGTGTTCAAGACCAAGCAGACCGCCGACGAGATCCTTCGCGGTCTGGAACACAAGGAATTCATCGCGCATTTCCAGCCGCAGTTCTGCCCGAACACGCTTGAGGTCATCGGCGTCGAGGCGCTTGCACGTTGGGACCACCCGACCAAGGGATTGCTGGGTCCCCACACCTTTCTCAAGACCGCCGAAGACATCAACGTCGTCGCCTCCATCGACCAGGCGATCCTGGAGCAGGCGCTGTTCCAGATCTATCGCTGGGAGGCCAATGGCATCCACATCCCGAAGATCTCGGTCAACCTCTCCTATGCCCGCCTGCACGACGAGGGGCTGATCGGCCGTCTCGAACAGCTGCAGATCCCGCGCGGCCGCCTGTCCTTCGAGTTGCTGGAATCGATCTCCTTCGACGAGAGCGACGTCACGGTGCTGTCCAACATTCGCCGGATCAAGGAACTCGGCATCGATATCGAGATCGACGATTTCGGCACCGGCTATGCCTCCATCCTCAGCCTGCTGAAGCTGACCCCGCGGCGCCTGAAAATCGATCGCCAGCTGATTTTGCCGATCCTGAACTCGCCGGCCGAAAGGCGCCTCGTCGAATCGATCATCGATATCGGCACCTCGCTCGGCATCGAGGTGATCGCCGAGGGCGTCGAAACGCTCGAGCACGCCCGCATTCTGCAGGAGCTCGGCTGCCACGGCCTTCAGGGCTATGCCTTTGCCCGGCCGATGAGCGCCAACGATCTTGCGACCTTTGTTTTCGAGCGTAGGTGGCAGGCCGCCTGA